A part of Kryptolebias marmoratus isolate JLee-2015 linkage group LG8, ASM164957v2, whole genome shotgun sequence genomic DNA contains:
- the LOC108232049 gene encoding sodium- and chloride-dependent taurine transporter, translating into MKEIMAREKEKLQCLKDFHKDTLKPSPGKSPGTRPEDEAEGKVPQREKWASKLDFVLSVAGGFVGLGNVWRFPYLCYKNGGGAFLIPYFIFLFGGGLPVFFLEVALGQYTSEGGITCWAKLCPIFTGIGYASIVIVSLLNIYYIVILAWGLYYLFQCFQPELPWAKCNQPWNTKHCIEDTVRKNKTLWMAANATNFTSPVTEFWERNVLSISTGIEDIGPLKWDLALCLLAVWIICFFCIWKGVKSTGKVVYVTATFPFVMLIILLVRGVTLPGAAEGIKFYLYPDLTRLQDPEVWIDAGTQIFFSYAICLGAMTSLGSYNKYKYNCYRDCLLLGGLNSGTSFVSGFAIFSVLGFMAQEQGVDIADVAESGPGLAFIAYPKAVSMMPLPTLWAILFFIMLLLLGLDSQFVEVEGQITSIVDLYPSVLRKGYNREIFIAAMCFISYLLGLAMVTKGGMYVFQLFDYYAASGVCLLWVAFFECIAVAWVYGADNFYDAVEDMIGYRPNPWMKWSWTIITPVLCMGCFIFSLVKYKPLTYNKIYEYPEWAIGLGWCLALASMICIPMVMVIKILQSEGPLIERIKAVAAPAKSDVSSRPKEYNLKCSELSQPLDPNGNNGLIKPTHTIVETMM; encoded by the exons ATGAAGGAAat CATGgcaagagaaaaagagaagctCCAGTGTCTGAAGGATTTCCATAAGGACACGCTTAAACCATCGCCAGGAAAGAGCCCGGGCACCCGACCTGAGGATGAGGCTGAGGGGAAAGTCCCTCAGCGGGAGAAGTGGGCCAGCAAGCTCGACTTTGTCCTGTCGGTGGCCGGAGGCTTTGTCGGATTAGGCAACGTGTGGCGTTTTCCTTACCTTTGTTATAAAAATGGTGGAG GTGCATTTCTCATCCCTTACTTCATCTTCCTGTTCGGGGGTGGCCTGCCCGTGTTCTTCCTGGAGGTCGCGCTGGGCCAGTACACCTCTGAGGGCGGGATCACCTGCTGGGCCAAGCTCTGTCCCATCTTCACTG GTATCGGCTACGCTTCTATTGTGATCGTATCGCTCCTGAACATCTACTACATCGTGATCTTAGCCTGGGGACTCTACTACCTCTTCCAGTGCTTTCAGCCCGAGCTCCCTTGGGCAAAATGCAACCAGCCCTGGAACACGAAGCACTGCATCGAGGACACGGTCCGCAAGAACAAGACCCTCTGGATGGCAGCCAACGCTACCAACTTTACCTCCCCTGTCACAGAGTTCTGGGA ACGCAACGTCCTGAGCATCTCCACTGGGATTGAGGACATCGGGCCCCTGAAGTGGGATTTAGCGCTGTGTCTCCTGGCAGTGTGGATTATCTGCTTCTTCTGTATCTGGAAAGGAGTCAAGTCCACAGGGAAA GTGGTGTATGTAACAGCAACGTTTCCATTTGTGATGTTAATCATACTGCTGGTGCGTGGCGTGACTCTGCCCGGAGCAGCTGAAGGGATCAAATTTTACCTTTACCCCGACCTTACCCGTCTCCAGGATCCAGAG GTTTGGATTGATGCAGGAACCCAGATTTTCTTCTCCTATGCAATTTGCCTGGGAGCCATGACGTCCCTGGGGAGCTACAACAAGTACAAGTACAACTGCTACAG GGACTGTTTGCTGCTGGGAGGCCTCAACAGCGGTACCAGTTTTGTGTCTGGCTTCGCAATATTTTCCGTCCTGGGCTTCATGGCACAAGAACAAGGGGTGGACATTGCCGATGTGGCAGAGTCAG GTCCTGGCTTGGCCTTCATCGCCTACCCTAAAGCTGTATCTATGATGCCGCTGCCAACTCTGTGGGCCATCCTCTTCTTCATCATGCTGCTGCTTCTGGGCCTGGACAGTCAG TTTGTTGAAGTGGAAGGACAGATCACCTCCATTGTGGATCTCTACCCATCCGTTCTCAGGAAGGGTTACAACAGAGAGATTTTCATTGCAGCTATGTGTTTCATAAGCTATCTCCTGGGACTCGCCATGGTGACGAAA ggtggCATGTATGTGTTTCAGCTCTTTGACTACTATGCAGCCAGTGGTGTGTGCCTTCTGTGGGTTGCATTCTTCGAATGCATTGCTGTAGCCTGGGTTTATG GAGCTGATAATTTCTATGACGCAGTGGAGGATATGATTGGCTACAGACCAAACCCATGGATGAAATGGAGCTGGACCATAATCACTCCTGTCCTCTGCATG GGCTGCTTCATCTTCTCTCTGGTGAAGTACAAGCCCTTGACCTACAACAAGATTTATGAATATCCTGAATGGGCAATTGGTCTGGGTTGGTGCTTGGCTCTGGCATCCATGATCTGCATCCCCATGGTGATGGTCATCAAGATCCTACAGTCTGAGGGACCTCTGATTGAG AGAATCAAAGCAGTGGCAGCTCCGGCAAAGTCAGATGTGAGCTCTCGCCCGAAAGAGTACAATCTGAAGTGCAGCGAGCTGTCACAGCCCCTGGACCCAAACGGGAACAATGGCTTGATCAAGCCCACCCACACCATTGTGGAAACAATGATGTGA